A genomic region of Leptolyngbya sp. NIES-2104 contains the following coding sequences:
- a CDS encoding DUF4268 domain-containing protein, with translation MNIAVKLPLGRLEKVDLRSYWEKEAIDFTPWLAEAENIQLLGDTIGLDLEIEAQEKEVGPFRADILCKDTANDQWVLIENQLERTDHIHLGQLLTYAAGLNAVTIVWIAARFTDEHRATLDWLNEITNEDFNFFGLEIELWRIGTSAIAPKFNMVSKPNNWSKTITGAAKSLQTVEQTEAKKLQYEYWTVFREYALENAQFIKPTKPLYQHWMNIALGRSGFILVAIASTWNSETQNYNSNETRAELNIQNKASKACFSLLKQQQSEIEREFGEALIWDSQPDRKSCRIYIRTSVKLGDRDDWKNQHQWLVEKLDKLHSVFAKRVQQLDLSGLSLISSSSDTEEP, from the coding sequence ATGAACATTGCAGTTAAATTGCCCCTTGGACGCTTAGAGAAAGTTGATCTCCGCTCCTATTGGGAGAAAGAAGCTATTGACTTCACCCCTTGGCTTGCGGAAGCTGAGAACATTCAACTTCTAGGCGACACTATTGGTTTAGATTTAGAAATTGAGGCTCAGGAAAAAGAAGTAGGTCCTTTTCGGGCTGACATCCTTTGCAAGGACACTGCAAATGATCAATGGGTTCTCATCGAAAACCAATTAGAACGGACTGATCATATTCATCTTGGACAGCTTCTCACTTATGCAGCCGGACTGAACGCAGTAACGATCGTTTGGATCGCCGCTCGTTTCACTGATGAACATCGCGCCACACTGGACTGGCTCAACGAAATTACAAACGAAGATTTTAACTTTTTTGGACTTGAGATTGAACTCTGGCGGATTGGGACATCTGCGATCGCGCCAAAATTCAACATGGTTAGTAAACCGAATAATTGGAGCAAAACGATTACCGGAGCCGCAAAGAGTTTACAGACAGTTGAGCAAACCGAAGCCAAAAAACTTCAATACGAATACTGGACTGTCTTCCGCGAATATGCTCTAGAAAACGCTCAATTTATCAAACCTACTAAACCGCTCTACCAGCACTGGATGAATATTGCTTTGGGGCGTAGTGGCTTTATCTTAGTTGCGATCGCGTCAACCTGGAATTCTGAAACTCAAAACTACAACAGTAATGAAACCCGCGCCGAATTAAATATTCAAAATAAAGCCTCGAAAGCCTGCTTTTCCTTGCTTAAACAACAACAATCCGAAATCGAACGTGAATTTGGTGAAGCTTTGATTTGGGATAGTCAACCTGATCGGAAAAGCTGCCGAATTTACATCAGAACTTCTGTTAAGTTGGGCGATCGTGACGACTGGAAAAATCAACATCAATGGCTAGTTGAAAAACTTGATAAGCTCCATTCTGTCTTTGCTAAGCGAGTGCAACAACTCGACCTCAGTGGTTTAAGCTTAATTTCTTCATCTTCTGATACTGAGGAGCCATAA
- a CDS encoding DUF4926 domain-containing protein: MKLLDVVALTKDLPKQSIYKGQVGMIVEAYDSDTFEVEFVDLQGKTYAVETLNADQVMQLHYRSLSQTAF, encoded by the coding sequence ATGAAGCTTTTAGACGTTGTTGCACTCACCAAAGATTTACCAAAACAGAGTATCTACAAAGGGCAAGTTGGAATGATCGTAGAAGCATATGATTCTGATACCTTTGAAGTTGAATTCGTTGATTTGCAAGGAAAAACCTATGCGGTAGAGACTTTGAATGCAGATCAAGTGATGCAGCTTCATTACCGATCGCTTTCTCAAACAGCATTCTAA
- a CDS encoding DUF433 domain-containing protein, giving the protein MRLKDYFNFLAPNDIRIQGTRIGIETILYEYIYKSRTAEEIQQTYFALTLEQVYATILYYHHAKETVSQYMADWLEFSHQQRTAQQLNPPAAAARLEKLRQEREVNARYFA; this is encoded by the coding sequence ATGCGACTCAAAGACTATTTCAACTTTCTAGCCCCGAATGACATCCGCATCCAAGGCACACGCATCGGCATCGAAACGATTCTCTACGAGTACATTTACAAATCCCGAACGGCTGAAGAAATTCAGCAAACCTACTTTGCTCTGACACTAGAGCAAGTCTACGCCACGATTCTCTACTACCATCACGCCAAAGAAACCGTAAGTCAATATATGGCGGACTGGCTCGAATTCAGTCACCAGCAACGCACAGCACAACAACTCAACCCTCCCGCAGCCGCAGCAAGACTAGAGAAACTTCGGCAAGAACGAGAAGTTAATGCGCGCTATTTCGCATAA